DNA sequence from the Mangifera indica cultivar Alphonso chromosome 18, CATAS_Mindica_2.1, whole genome shotgun sequence genome:
aaataatatgaataattaaaattataagaataagagctttaaaaaatgttatttgactaataaaatgaaattcttaccacttaataataaaaaaaatatttaaataaaaataaacgataataataattattataattatataaatttttataaaaatttaattatatacaattttataaaaattttaattgttgttgatattgttttttaacatttctataatttatttttaataaattctattaaataaatatttttctaaaatatttaaattaattcatattatattgaattattcttatataaattttaatattatttaatttaattttatgttttgttaaattaatttaaaataaattttatattaaaaaattcatcgTTAATCTGATATTTTTTATACCATATCGAACTAAGGAAATGGATTGTGTTAAAAATTGCCACCCTCCTGGCCTGCAATAAAATCTCATTATCAATCAAACGACCTGTCGTACTCGTGGTGCCTGCagataatgataaaaacatGTGCGTCTGTGTCGAGCAACTCTCCGTTAAATAAATCCCGTTAAAATAAACCGGGTCCATTCAAGTAGAACGGTTCAAGGCTTCGGTTTGGGAGTTgcagataaatattattttcctgACGTTCCTCATTTTCTTCTCCAtctctctttatcttttcaCAGTTTCTTCGCTGCTAAGACAACGAACGAACGAACGAACGAAAGCACCGACACGAATCGGCCGACACGAACCGGAACACTGGTACCGAATTGTTCCGATATTTCAGCTCTCATTTGccgatatttttatttttcctacaATGTTGTCGCGTCATGGACTTCAAATCTGTAAGTGTCGAAATCCTTTACCCATTCGGCTGACATGAAATCCTCAGCTCGAAACGGCACCGTTTTATTTGTAGAATCCTATAATCGATCCATTTCCGTTGATTAAATTATCCGTTGTTGAAACATTAATCGTTTTATCTTATTtggaacctttttttttttggatgacaGCAATTAGGGGTTATTAAGCCTTGGAAGGATTTCCGTTTATTGATATTTGATTCGGACAAGATTGAGTGCTAGGGTTAGAGTTTTCAATCGGGAAAATTGAAAGATTGGGAATTTGTTGGATTCTAGGGTTTCAGTTGGATATAGTATAACAGGTGTGGGGTTAGGAGGATAATGTGTATATTGTGTGTGATTCAGAAGTGGTCTCGCCGGGTTGCTACAATGCTTCCTTGGTTAGTTATTCCACTTATAGGGCTATGGGCTTTGTCCCAGATTTTGCCACCGGCTTTTCGATTCGAAATCACGTCACCCAGGCTGGCCTGTGTTTTTGTGCTTTTGATTACTCTATTTTGGTATGAGATTTTGATGCCTCAGCTATCAGCTTGGCGAGTGCGTAGAAATGCGCgaatgagagaaaggaagaggtTTGAGGCTATTGAACTGCATAAGTTGAGGAAAACTGCTACACGGCGATGTAGGAATTGCTTGACTGCATACAGAGATCAGAACCCAGGTGGTGGTAGATTTATGTGTTCATGTTGTGGCCATATTTCAAAGAGACCAGTCTTGGATTTGCCTTTGCCAGCGGGGGGATTGGGGATATCCAATTCAGGGGTTATTAAGGAGCTTGTTGGAAAACATGGGAAGATTTTGAATGGGAAGGGATGGTCTGAGAATGGATGGATGTGCCGTCAGGATTGGTTAGAAAATGGGAATTGGGTTAGCGGGTCAATTGCAGGGAAGTCTAACTATTGGCAAAAGAATGGGAGTGGAATTTTTGGAGGAGATGAGAACTGTTTGGCAGAAAAGTCTTACTCTGGAGCTGTTATTTTTACCTGCAAGTTGTTAACATCATTTTTTGTGAGCATTAGATGGCTTTTGAGAAAGATTTTTAGAATCAGTTCATCAGGGGAGGATTCCTCATCTGATGGAGATCATAGCAGGATGATGGCTGAGAAGGGTGAAAATGGGTCAAATTACCATAAAAGTAGAGGAGAGAAAGCACGTAGAAAAGCTGAGGAGAAGAGACAGGCTAGGTTAGAGAAGGAGCTTTTGGAAGAGGAAGAGCGAAAACAGAGGGAGGAGGTTGCCAGGTTGGTGGAGGAACGTAGGAGACTCAGGGATGAGAAGATGGAGGCTGAAAAAGAACATGGAAAAACTTCGCCCTCTGTCAAGGAGAAGGATAGTAAGAGAGAAGCAGAAAGAAAGCGccaggaaagaagaaaagagagagacaaGGGGTCTAGTAAGAGTAACTCTGATGCAGAAGAACTGGATAAGCGAGCAGGAAAGGAAAATGAACGGAAGCGTGATTTTGATAAGAAGAGTGACAATGATCGCCGTGAACATCAAAAAATTGGTGCTGATATTGTCAAGAGCCATGGCATGGAAACATTAAATGGTGGAAAAACTTCTGCAAGTAATCATACTCAGGGAAATGCTGGGACAAGATACCTGGATCGTATGAAGGGTACATTTTTGTCTTCTTCAAGAGCATTTAGTGGAGGTGGTTTCTTTGGAAACGGTGCTAATAATCCCGTTACCACTGCCAAAGAAAACAAGTCTGTTAGTTCAGATCATTTGCACACTTCTGCCCACAAGAGAGATTTTTATCCGTCTGACCATACTGGGAAGTTAATACATGGAGATGATAAAAGCATCAATCGCCCTGTAAGTTGTCTTGCTacagattttatttttctgcatcaTTTTAGTATGACAATGAAACTTTCTCTTCAATGCTAAATTGATAATGATGTCTTTTACctattaattaaatccatctgtgcaatttttagttataatttaaGGTTTTGCAATCATTGAGTTAAGAAGCCACATATTATCATACATGTTCAAGTTTTATGGTTCTATGAAGTTATCTCTTTGGCATTATATAGTGTTACAACATTGAGAGATGTTCACTGTAGGTGCTTGCAGAACCACAACCAAGGActacaacaaaaaaatcatgGCAACAGTTATTTACACGGTCATCATTGGTTCCTGCTACCTCAAATACTAATGTCATTAGTAGACCAAATCCAAAATTGCCAACCGAAGTTCAAAGTCCGCCGTTACCTGCTCAATCATCAGCGATGCAAACATTTGATAATCCAATCAATTTTGGTCTGCCATCACCATTTATACTATCTGCCTATCCAAGTGGGTCCACTAGTACTAGTTTAGGGTTTTCTCCTGCAATTGAACCAATCTTACCTCATGTTGGAGATGGACCTCATGAATTTATGCCTGAAGAGACGGAGCTTTTTGAAGATCCATGTTACGTGCCTGATCCAATATCTTTGCTTGGGCCTGTTTCAGAGTCACTTGATAATTTTCAACTTGACCTGGGGCCTGGCTTTGCAAAAGACATTGGATCTGAAAGGTCTCATACTTTGAAGAATGCATCTTCTGCCTTTGAAGTCAGTAAGCCAGCTCCAATTGAGTCTCCATTGTCACGATTGCGAGTTGCTGATGAAAAGCATAACAATTCTAATTGGTTTCCAAGTACCTCTAAGGTTCAAGATGTGCACACATATCCAGTGGATGATACTAATGCAAACGGGAAGGGAACATGGCAGATGTGGAACAGTTCTCCTCTTGGGCAGGATGGTCTAGGTCTGGTAGGTGGCCCTCCAAGCTGGATTTTGCCCCCAGAACTGAATCGATCAAACAAGGAAGACTTTGTGCATCCTGCTTCTCTAAAGACAGTGGTATCACCATTCACAACAGAGGACCCAGTCCTTTCTGGTACTCAGTCTCCAAAGGTTTTTCTTGGTAGTAGCCAGAATGGTGGGGCATTTAGCCCTGTAACTGGTTCAAATGATCATGATCCATGGTTACAGAATGCTTTCTTTCCTCCATTGTCAGTCAATGACCACTTATCTCTCACAGCGCAGGAAGATAGTACTcaaaatgaaatgatatatGGGAGTCTCAGTGGATCTGCAACTAACCATTCATTTGACCAGTCTCCAGCAAATTGTTGGCCCAAGTGAGTGCATTGAACTTTAAGATTCACTATGTTATTTTGCTATTATACTTTCTTGATTGTGCATTTGaattgcaaaaataaatatcactTGGTGAAGTGTTAATATCAAATGGGACTCTTCACATTGTTAAAACAAATATCGCATAGTGAAATATCATATTTACATACTTTCATTTGAATTGGTGACATTTATTGATGTAACTGATCAACTAGCTAGTAATTTTGAGTAATCTTTTCCCCTGTGATGGTGATTTTTTCTTGTTGTTAGTGTATAgacattattaaaaattctattataaatatatggaAGTTCTAAGATATAAAACAGACAATTATTTTCTGCTTGTTATTATGGATGCTTAGAAATTTGGCAGTTAAAGTTTGTTTTTCTCTGAATCTCGAGATTCAATGAATCTTGATAATTAGAGGCCGGATTCAAATTTGATGGCAAAGAAACCTTATTGATAGCGTAAATGGTATTATAGGAAGTGTTATTAAAgcttttcattatatatatatgattgtatAGACCTTTCTGCAATTCAGTGAGTGTCTGTTAGTTATGTGTTATTGACTTGCTATAAAGAGCCAGAAACTAATGTGCTATTAAATATATTGCTTAAATATTTGTTACCAATTTGAAACCATCCATTTACTTTAATCCATAGGTTTAAACAGTTGTTAAAAGTAACAGCTCTATTCTGTAAGTTGTTTGATCAAAATAGATTAGGAATTGGGAATTTTAGTACTGTATTAACGAAAAAGTAAGTTATGATATATTGACCTTTGAATATTTAGGGTGACATTGTCACGTTTCTCTAGCATCTGCCGCATTGCATTAGAACTAAAAGTCTGCAGCTAAACTGTCTTTAAAAGAAGCATCTTTTAGGGAAGAAattctgatttttcttttattttgaattctgTTATGTCTAACAGTTATGTTTAAGAATCTTTGCTGTGGAGTCTCTACTagtttttttgtcctttttatagtttaaccgaataatttgattttgattatctAAGCAAGCAGCTTAATATGATAACTATTGACTGATTATATGTTGATGCGTCTATATGAGGAAAAAAATGCggattcaatttaaaaactcatCATTGTAACTGCGAACTGCAgacattttgttttcaattcatTGTGGCAGCTTTTAAAGGTCATGGGTGGcagttgtattttaatttttgtttccaaGTTAAAATGTCAATCAGTGTTCATTTGCGTGTAATTTTTACAACCAGTAGGATAAATCATCCTAAGAAAATTATTAGCCTGATAGCTTTATTATATCCCTGTTTACAGAGATCTCTTAACCAGTTTTCCTAGTTATTGTGAATCTCCTCTCGGTTATCAATTATTGGTTTTATAAAGTAACTCTTGCGTTCTTGCCATTCATTGGAACTCTTTGTACATCAGTGAATCCGGATTTCTTAGTTCTCTGTCATTTTGAAGACCTCAAGTTTATGGTTTTCTGGAATGTGTTGAACTGTTTTCTTGCTTAAATAGTTTCTGTTCCAGGACATGGAAGTCTTGTTGCACAGTAGATTAATTCTTTGTTGATTGGGCCCTTTTTGGCCTGACATATGTTCCTTGTATTTATGATTTAAGGCCTTTAAAATCTCACCATGGTTATCTGAATCTTGTTTGGCAGGGAGGATTGGACTATGCAGACTTCAGGAGAAACAGTTGGAAAGCCATTGGTCTCAAGGCCCCATTTTGGGGGTATATTTCCCAACACGGGTGTACAGTCACTTTGGTCTTTTGAGTGAGGAAGGAGAGTGCAAAGTTCTTAAATACACCTCCTGTTCACTAGAGGCAAACGACCTCTTTTGTTAGGAGTTTAGAATACTGAACGATATGTATCTTCCTTCTTCTATATTATAAGGGAGATTGACATTTACTTACATGAGTTCGGATACATATACACGTGGCATGCATTGACTTGTGCGTCAGGTGGCACTGGCAGCAACTAGATATATATAGTTCTTGAACTTTATTCTGCTGGGGGGAGGGGGTATCGCCATTTAGAGGAAAATTTGTTCTGTGGAAAATAGAGCTCTGGTTCCTCTTAGTACTTGCTGCTTATCTTCTTTTTAAAATCATCAGTTGAATGAATGTCCAAATACAAATTCAAGGTGCTTCTGTTAAATCATGTAGCTATTATTCTCCTTTCCCTCTGCTAAGGTTTTTGCTAGTGAGTTTTTGGAGGTACCCTCTCCCCAATTTTTACCTTTTCCCAGTAGTGGCTCTGCCTCAACAGTGATTTCATGTGTCATTATGTGCAAGGTAATACTGTTGCAGATTCTTGCAATGCTCGGCAAGGAACTTGCATTCTTAGATTTTTGCCATTACGGATGAGCATATGGTTGAGATAGTTGGG
Encoded proteins:
- the LOC123201911 gene encoding stress response protein nst1-like, which produces MCILCVIQKWSRRVATMLPWLVIPLIGLWALSQILPPAFRFEITSPRLACVFVLLITLFWYEILMPQLSAWRVRRNARMRERKRFEAIELHKLRKTATRRCRNCLTAYRDQNPGGGRFMCSCCGHISKRPVLDLPLPAGGLGISNSGVIKELVGKHGKILNGKGWSENGWMCRQDWLENGNWVSGSIAGKSNYWQKNGSGIFGGDENCLAEKSYSGAVIFTCKLLTSFFVSIRWLLRKIFRISSSGEDSSSDGDHSRMMAEKGENGSNYHKSRGEKARRKAEEKRQARLEKELLEEEERKQREEVARLVEERRRLRDEKMEAEKEHGKTSPSVKEKDSKREAERKRQERRKERDKGSSKSNSDAEELDKRAGKENERKRDFDKKSDNDRREHQKIGADIVKSHGMETLNGGKTSASNHTQGNAGTRYLDRMKGTFLSSSRAFSGGGFFGNGANNPVTTAKENKSVSSDHLHTSAHKRDFYPSDHTGKLIHGDDKSINRPVLAEPQPRTTTKKSWQQLFTRSSLVPATSNTNVISRPNPKLPTEVQSPPLPAQSSAMQTFDNPINFGLPSPFILSAYPSGSTSTSLGFSPAIEPILPHVGDGPHEFMPEETELFEDPCYVPDPISLLGPVSESLDNFQLDLGPGFAKDIGSERSHTLKNASSAFEVSKPAPIESPLSRLRVADEKHNNSNWFPSTSKVQDVHTYPVDDTNANGKGTWQMWNSSPLGQDGLGLVGGPPSWILPPELNRSNKEDFVHPASLKTVVSPFTTEDPVLSGTQSPKVFLGSSQNGGAFSPVTGSNDHDPWLQNAFFPPLSVNDHLSLTAQEDSTQNEMIYGSLSGSATNHSFDQSPANCWPKEDWTMQTSGETVGKPLVSRPHFGGIFPNTGVQSLWSFE